The Bacillota bacterium genome has a window encoding:
- a CDS encoding branched-chain amino acid ABC transporter permease — protein sequence MELAKSNSTITNKINYRMWIAALVVVVAISFVPVFFSRYVIYVATLALLYAMLTASYDLIFGYTGQLSFSQGAFFGLGAYTSALLTLMAGLNFWLAFVITIIVGFIIAVLVGAPALRLRGSYFAVTTFFLAHFVYLVFLNTNQLTGGPMGLRGVQPPPNIGPIDFSSMNVYFYFVLIFTILVVLFLYYLIYKTEIGKRFVAIREDQDLAESLGVNTSFYKVLSFSISGALAALAGSLFAHFFLLLHPSQFAWFTSEMVVIMTLVGGAGTLIGPVLGAAVVTFVLELFRYAPELRYIIWAAALIAILVFEPKGLMGMAKRIRFRRSQ from the coding sequence ATGGAACTGGCGAAAAGTAATTCTACCATTACAAATAAAATAAATTACCGAATGTGGATAGCTGCACTGGTTGTAGTAGTGGCAATAAGTTTTGTGCCGGTGTTTTTTTCCCGCTATGTGATTTATGTAGCTACCCTGGCTTTGTTATATGCGATGCTGACAGCCAGTTATGACCTTATTTTTGGCTATACCGGCCAGCTGTCATTTTCACAGGGCGCTTTTTTCGGCCTGGGTGCCTACACTTCAGCGCTATTGACCTTGATGGCTGGCCTTAATTTCTGGCTGGCATTTGTCATTACTATTATTGTCGGCTTTATAATTGCGGTATTGGTCGGGGCTCCTGCCTTAAGATTAAGGGGTTCTTACTTTGCTGTTACAACATTTTTTCTGGCTCATTTTGTTTACCTGGTGTTTCTGAATACCAACCAGCTCACAGGGGGGCCGATGGGTTTAAGAGGCGTACAGCCTCCTCCGAACATCGGACCGATAGATTTTTCCTCGATGAATGTATACTTTTATTTTGTTTTAATCTTTACAATCTTGGTAGTTCTTTTCTTATACTACCTGATTTATAAAACTGAAATCGGTAAACGTTTCGTGGCGATCCGCGAGGATCAAGACCTGGCGGAATCGCTGGGAGTCAATACTTCGTTCTACAAGGTTCTTTCATTCAGCATCAGTGGAGCCCTGGCAGCGCTTGCCGGATCGCTTTTTGCCCACTTTTTTCTGCTGCTTCACCCGTCGCAGTTCGCCTGGTTTACTTCAGAAATGGTGGTAATCATGACTCTGGTCGGTGGTGCTGGCACCTTGATTGGTCCAGTCCTCGGTGCTGCAGTGGTTACCTTTGTTCTCGAACTCTTCAGGTACGCTCCAGAGCTTAGATATATTATCTGGGCTGCCGCGCTGATTGCCATTTTGGTTTTCGAACCCAAAGGTTTGATGGGGATGGCCAAAAGAATTCGCTTCAGGAGGTCACAGTAA
- a CDS encoding ABC transporter ATP-binding protein has protein sequence MLEVKKLSVGYKGVQVIWDVSFTVEEGELVALVGSNGAGKSTILKTISGAIKVISGDIVFKGESLVGVQAHKVVAKGLAYIPEGRRVFPYMTVKENLELGAYIESDNNKVKQNLDRVFELFPKLKERQSQMAGTFSGGEQQMLVVGRALMSAPKFLMIDEPSLGLQPTIVNIVYEAIKTLHKQGITILLVEQNVQKSLEIASRGFVLENGRISLAGPSQELLKNEEMKKVYLGIS, from the coding sequence ATGTTGGAAGTTAAAAAATTATCAGTTGGCTATAAAGGGGTCCAGGTTATCTGGGATGTTTCCTTCACCGTTGAAGAGGGCGAACTTGTTGCTCTTGTTGGTTCTAACGGGGCTGGTAAAAGTACGATCCTGAAGACCATTTCTGGAGCAATTAAAGTGATCTCCGGCGATATTGTTTTTAAAGGGGAATCGCTCGTTGGAGTGCAGGCTCACAAGGTTGTCGCCAAAGGTCTTGCCTACATTCCTGAAGGCAGAAGGGTTTTCCCCTACATGACAGTTAAAGAAAACCTGGAACTCGGTGCCTACATCGAGAGTGATAACAATAAAGTTAAGCAAAATCTTGACCGGGTGTTTGAACTATTTCCGAAGCTTAAAGAAAGACAAAGCCAAATGGCAGGAACCTTTAGCGGGGGAGAACAGCAGATGCTGGTTGTTGGCCGGGCTCTGATGTCGGCGCCTAAATTTTTAATGATTGATGAACCTTCTCTGGGTTTGCAGCCCACCATTGTAAACATTGTTTACGAGGCGATTAAAACGCTGCACAAACAGGGCATTACAATTCTGCTTGTTGAGCAAAATGTGCAAAAAAGCCTCGAGATTGCCAGCAGAGGCTTTGTTCTCGAAAATGGTCGTATTTCGCTTGCCGGTCCCAGCCAAGAGCTTTTGAAAAATGAGGAAATGAAGAAGGTTTATCTGGGAATAAGTTAA
- a CDS encoding amidohydrolase family protein, with the protein MAKVFIDKLLQLIEDYQTLFGVITGLIIVVIVFFIFFLPGFQENIFGDPSLYYSNSLETPPSTIDETIIRKVSFTYDEADSLAALNMFIENKMIIDVHEHIQSFRQAPVYLHAMNRLGIGKMCLMGTSKFTLTAKEEDGFTEVDKNNEELMKIARAYPDRFEAWPAVDPLDPDKLEKFKALVEQGATGLKLYIGHGYVTKNNEYMFHPIAMDDPEMLPLYAFCEENFVPVCIHVNPFGGKKGFAEEFIAVLTQFPDMKVIAPHFILSSIASDRLREYLDTFPNLYTDISFGNVYAPNGLKRISKDPDKFRQLVDDYPERFMFGADLVLTGNTLKDENWVTEQIEAYLLMLTRESYTTPLTEETLRGLALPPNQLANILFLNYIKFLDLKPVGTQIAREIDWSRMNQEPTGRQPGETFSPETE; encoded by the coding sequence ATGGCCAAAGTGTTTATCGACAAACTGCTACAGCTAATTGAAGATTATCAGACTCTATTTGGTGTTATCACTGGTTTGATAATTGTAGTAATCGTTTTTTTTATATTCTTTCTTCCCGGTTTTCAGGAAAATATATTTGGAGACCCATCTCTCTATTACAGCAACAGCCTGGAAACACCTCCGAGCACTATAGATGAAACAATTATCCGGAAAGTCTCTTTTACCTATGATGAAGCAGATTCATTAGCGGCTTTGAACATGTTTATTGAAAATAAGATGATTATCGATGTGCACGAGCATATCCAGTCATTCCGTCAGGCTCCGGTATATCTTCATGCCATGAACAGGTTGGGCATAGGTAAAATGTGCCTTATGGGCACTTCAAAATTTACTTTAACAGCAAAGGAAGAAGATGGTTTTACCGAGGTTGATAAGAATAATGAGGAGTTAATGAAGATTGCCAGGGCTTACCCAGATCGTTTTGAAGCATGGCCTGCAGTCGATCCCCTGGACCCGGATAAGCTGGAAAAGTTCAAAGCTTTGGTAGAGCAGGGCGCAACAGGCTTGAAACTATATATCGGTCATGGTTATGTGACAAAAAATAATGAATACATGTTTCATCCCATTGCCATGGATGACCCCGAAATGCTGCCCCTGTATGCTTTTTGCGAGGAGAATTTTGTTCCGGTCTGTATACATGTCAATCCCTTTGGCGGCAAAAAGGGTTTTGCCGAGGAATTTATCGCGGTTCTCACCCAATTTCCGGATATGAAGGTAATAGCTCCGCACTTCATCTTATCCAGCATAGCCAGTGACAGGTTGCGTGAATATCTTGATACATTCCCCAATCTCTATACCGACATCAGCTTTGGAAATGTCTACGCTCCAAACGGTTTAAAGAGAATCAGCAAGGATCCTGATAAATTCCGCCAGCTCGTTGATGATTATCCTGAACGTTTTATGTTCGGCGCCGACCTAGTACTTACTGGGAACACGCTTAAAGATGAAAATTGGGTTACGGAGCAGATCGAAGCCTATCTGTTAATGCTGACCCGTGAATCTTATACCACTCCGCTCACCGAAGAAACCCTTAGGGGTCTCGCTCTACCGCCTAATCAATTGGCCAACATCCTCTTTTTAAATTATATTAAATTCCTGGATTTGAAACCGGTTGGCACCCAGATCGCCCGTGAAATTGACTGGAGCAGAATGAATCAGGAGCCAACCGGCAGGCAGCCCGGCGAAACTTTCTCCCCGGAAACCGAGTAA
- a CDS encoding aminotransferase class III-fold pyridoxal phosphate-dependent enzyme: protein MSTVEELERKYVMRSWAVQGKNTYEEIVGGEGCWFWNKEGKKYLDLSSQLINTNIGHQHPKIIAALKAQADKLCYISPSYASEPRAQLAELIAKHTPGNLQKSLFTLGGAESNDNAIKIARAYTGRFKILARYRSYHGATYGAITLTGDPRRPPVEPGIPGVVHVFEPYCYRCSFGQIYPGCGLECAEHVREIIQYEGPETVAAFFVEPVTGTNGVFVPPKEYLPRIREICDEFGVLMVADEVMTGWGRTGKWFGVDNWNVVPDIMTLAKGVTQGYVPLGAVVVNDKITNYFDDHMLWCGLTYSGHPLACATGVATVKIYEEENLIENSAAMGVILKKRLEEIKDKHPSVGDIRAIGLFSSIELVKNRETKEPLAPWNGPDPGIIGQIGACLKSKGVYAYLRWNYMFIAPPIAINEEEMKFGLDAVDECLELADKVL, encoded by the coding sequence ATGTCGACTGTTGAGGAACTGGAACGGAAATATGTAATGAGGTCGTGGGCAGTCCAGGGCAAAAATACCTATGAAGAGATTGTCGGAGGTGAAGGTTGCTGGTTTTGGAATAAAGAAGGTAAAAAATACCTTGATCTCTCGTCACAGCTGATAAACACGAATATCGGGCATCAGCACCCTAAAATCATCGCCGCGCTTAAAGCGCAGGCTGACAAACTCTGCTATATTTCTCCCAGCTATGCCAGCGAACCCCGAGCACAATTGGCAGAACTGATCGCCAAACATACTCCCGGTAATCTGCAGAAAAGCCTCTTTACCCTGGGAGGAGCCGAATCCAACGATAATGCGATTAAAATTGCCCGCGCCTATACCGGACGTTTTAAAATCCTTGCCCGCTATCGATCTTATCATGGAGCGACTTATGGGGCGATTACCCTGACCGGTGACCCCCGTCGCCCACCGGTTGAACCTGGTATACCCGGAGTAGTTCATGTCTTTGAACCCTACTGCTACCGCTGCAGTTTTGGCCAGATATATCCAGGCTGCGGTCTCGAGTGTGCCGAGCATGTTCGGGAAATAATTCAGTACGAAGGGCCGGAAACAGTAGCTGCTTTCTTTGTCGAACCTGTAACCGGCACCAATGGTGTTTTTGTACCACCGAAGGAATATCTGCCCCGAATCAGGGAAATATGTGACGAATTCGGTGTGCTGATGGTGGCTGATGAAGTTATGACCGGCTGGGGCCGGACCGGTAAATGGTTTGGCGTCGATAACTGGAATGTAGTTCCGGATATTATGACCTTGGCTAAAGGGGTTACCCAGGGCTACGTACCTCTTGGGGCAGTGGTGGTTAACGATAAGATCACCAATTACTTTGACGATCATATGCTCTGGTGTGGTTTAACCTACAGCGGCCACCCGCTGGCCTGTGCTACAGGAGTGGCTACAGTCAAGATCTACGAAGAAGAGAATCTAATCGAAAACTCAGCTGCTATGGGTGTAATTCTCAAAAAACGTTTAGAAGAGATCAAAGATAAACACCCATCGGTTGGTGATATCCGAGCAATCGGACTTTTCTCTTCAATCGAACTGGTTAAGAACCGCGAAACCAAAGAACCACTGGCTCCATGGAATGGCCCCGACCCGGGGATAATCGGTCAAATTGGCGCCTGTCTGAAGAGTAAAGGAGTTTACGCTTATCTCAGATGGAATTACATGTTTATTGCCCCGCCAATTGCTATAAATGAAGAAGAAATGAAATTTGGTCTTGATGCGGTTGACGAATGCCTTGAACTGGCTGACAAGGTTTTATAA
- a CDS encoding ABC transporter ATP-binding protein yields MENILEVKGLKKQFGGLTAVNNIDFSVEKGSITGIIGPNGAGKTTTFGMIAGEHQPTAGSIKFEGERIEKLKPSLICKKGIARTFQVVKVFRELTVYEHVVMGAVAGKSCFSKCSYQPFEIEHLLELTGFEDDHKKIAGSLTSARQKQLCLATALATKPKMLLLDELMAGLNLTEIEKCLQVLRKVNEEMGITLVIIEHVMRVIMSLCKKIIVLDTGQIIAEGTPEEISENERVINAYLGKEEKANVGS; encoded by the coding sequence ATGGAAAACATACTCGAGGTTAAAGGATTAAAAAAACAGTTTGGTGGGTTGACTGCGGTTAACAATATTGATTTTTCGGTAGAAAAAGGTAGCATTACAGGTATTATCGGGCCTAATGGTGCGGGCAAAACCACTACTTTTGGAATGATCGCCGGTGAACACCAGCCCACTGCAGGCAGCATTAAATTCGAGGGCGAACGGATTGAAAAGCTCAAACCTTCTCTGATCTGCAAAAAGGGGATCGCCAGAACTTTTCAGGTGGTCAAGGTTTTCAGGGAATTAACAGTTTACGAGCATGTTGTCATGGGCGCCGTAGCTGGCAAATCCTGCTTTTCCAAATGTTCTTATCAACCTTTTGAAATTGAACATCTACTTGAGTTAACCGGTTTTGAAGATGATCACAAAAAGATTGCCGGCAGTCTTACATCAGCGCGCCAAAAGCAGTTGTGTCTGGCAACAGCCTTGGCAACAAAACCGAAAATGCTTCTTTTGGATGAACTGATGGCCGGTCTTAACCTTACCGAAATTGAAAAATGCCTTCAGGTCTTGCGTAAAGTAAATGAAGAAATGGGCATCACCCTGGTTATAATTGAACACGTGATGCGGGTAATTATGAGTCTCTGTAAAAAAATCATTGTACTCGATACAGGACAGATCATCGCTGAAGGCACGCCAGAAGAGATCTCAGAAAATGAACGAGTGATCAATGCTTACCTCGGGAAGGAGGAAAAAGCAAATGTTGGAAGTTAA
- a CDS encoding aminotransferase class III-fold pyridoxal phosphate-dependent enzyme, producing the protein MSAAEELERKYVLRSWAVQGSMPYEEIVGGKGCWFWDRDGKKYLDFSSQWVNTNIGHQHPRVLAAIKEQVDKLCYIAPNFGNETRGKLAELVVKHTPGDLCKVFFTLGGGESNDNAMNLVRQFTGRFKVMSRYRSYHGSTLGGLSLSGDPRRIPAEPLLPGVVRFFDAYCYRCSFGKTYPGCGLECAEHVREIMLYEGPETIAAVFLEPVTGTNGVFVPPKEYLPRIREICDEFGVLLVADEVMSGWGRTGKWFGIDNFNVVPDVMTMAKGLTQGYVPLGAIVVNEKIAKYYDDKMFWFGLTYSGHPLACAAGIATVKVYEEENLIEHSAQMGVKLKAGLEELKAKHPTVGDVRSIGLFSAIELVKDRETKEPLAPWNGPDPGIMGQINKCLRDKGVYVYLRWNYMFIAPPIAINDEELKFGLDAVDACLDLADKAL; encoded by the coding sequence ATGTCTGCAGCAGAAGAACTCGAAAGAAAATATGTTTTACGGTCCTGGGCTGTCCAGGGTTCCATGCCCTATGAAGAAATTGTCGGCGGCAAAGGTTGCTGGTTCTGGGATCGTGATGGAAAGAAATACCTCGATTTTTCATCCCAGTGGGTAAACACCAATATAGGTCATCAGCATCCCCGGGTTTTGGCCGCAATCAAGGAGCAGGTTGACAAACTCTGCTATATCGCTCCAAACTTCGGTAACGAAACCAGGGGCAAGCTTGCAGAACTTGTTGTCAAGCACACACCGGGCGATCTCTGTAAAGTATTTTTCACTCTTGGTGGTGGAGAATCGAATGATAATGCCATGAACCTGGTTCGCCAATTTACCGGACGTTTCAAGGTGATGTCCCGCTACCGCTCGTATCACGGCTCAACACTTGGTGGTCTTAGCCTGTCCGGAGATCCCCGACGTATCCCGGCCGAACCGCTGCTTCCCGGTGTGGTCCGTTTCTTCGACGCCTACTGCTATCGCTGCAGCTTTGGTAAAACCTACCCGGGCTGCGGACTCGAATGCGCCGAACATGTGCGCGAAATAATGCTCTATGAAGGCCCGGAAACAATCGCTGCCGTATTCCTCGAGCCGGTTACCGGCACCAACGGGGTATTTGTTCCCCCGAAAGAGTACCTGCCCAGGATCAGGGAAATATGTGATGAATTCGGCGTTCTACTGGTTGCCGATGAGGTAATGTCCGGCTGGGGCAGAACCGGCAAATGGTTCGGTATCGACAATTTTAATGTTGTTCCCGATGTAATGACCATGGCCAAGGGTCTAACCCAGGGCTATGTGCCCCTGGGAGCAATAGTTGTCAATGAAAAGATAGCCAAATACTATGATGACAAGATGTTCTGGTTTGGCCTTACCTACAGCGGGCACCCCCTGGCCTGTGCGGCCGGGATTGCCACAGTAAAAGTATACGAGGAAGAAAACCTGATTGAGCATTCGGCCCAAATGGGTGTGAAACTGAAGGCTGGACTGGAAGAGCTGAAAGCGAAACACCCCACGGTGGGCGATGTTCGCTCCATCGGCCTATTTTCCGCCATAGAACTGGTTAAAGACCGGGAAACAAAAGAACCCCTTGCCCCCTGGAACGGACCAGATCCGGGAATCATGGGCCAGATTAACAAGTGCCTGCGCGATAAAGGCGTATATGTCTACCTGCGCTGGAACTATATGTTCATCGCCCCGCCGATCGCCATTAACGATGAGGAGCTGAAATTTGGCCTCGATGCAGTCGATGCCTGCCTCGATCTGGCCGATAAGGCGCTTTAG
- a CDS encoding InlB B-repeat-containing protein, with amino-acid sequence MKAFRIKHKKLMPVVAFMIAAMMLLVPLAALAQDEGGNGDDNGNNDLNASQVQAVDTTYKVNITVEPSNSGTFTGDGEYKEDDEVTVKATANDGFEFVEWTGDRTGDKPELTFIMPASDINLVANFKVVESKTEETVTVESYTLSLSADPSEGGSVSGSGSYPEGESVNISASANEGYEFVNWTKNGTEVSASASFSYSMLAEDADLVANFVEAAPMILQTTYDLSEVFWDGRGDDSLDCSKAGEGPRPTDGSGWIHWIFNFAAAHSEFPDDPEAKLTLGGTGSGEYTPYDSPSNAWHFFTPYYPIDGLTAVLTFYGTAGGGGGLVISDYCPGEAVVEPMLTIEKELLDSEGVAVLNSDVEFEFDISGGAFDPGQTFTFSVDSPKEFGPDDGLAFDVVYTISEVEHDDYEFVSISQTSVTLTEGNNHITVTIVNQEPELGSIIIQKAIKDPEGETIPSTKTFTFDIYIQGGVKVRTVTVDVVDGIGSEKVEGLALEIYEIVEVGNAAYAYTLDPPDGIVDLTQGENEVTINVTNTPRPILNIVKELEGDDGDPDEEFTVLLNGGSFVDEEITISVNTSPITLGYSDGLRFDEEYTVTEEDHSDYDLVSITPSTFTLKDLDDEFEITVIVLNRLQDTGEGEDEGEDEGEDEGEDEGEDEGEDEGEDEGEDEGEDEGEDEGEDEGEDEGEDEGEDEGEDEGEDEGEITVAQETPQTQPEEEPEEEVTVEPEEPGTEPGEGELVIEPERPEQVPESSGNLIPLFSLSFLFTGGGIILRKLKGK; translated from the coding sequence ATGAAAGCTTTTCGAATCAAGCACAAGAAATTAATGCCGGTTGTCGCTTTTATGATAGCGGCCATGATGCTGCTGGTGCCCCTGGCAGCACTTGCGCAGGACGAAGGTGGTAACGGGGATGATAACGGTAACAATGATCTAAATGCAAGTCAGGTTCAAGCGGTTGATACTACATATAAGGTAAATATTACAGTTGAACCATCAAATAGTGGAACTTTCACAGGTGATGGTGAATATAAGGAAGATGATGAAGTTACAGTTAAAGCAACTGCAAATGATGGATTTGAATTTGTTGAATGGACAGGTGACAGAACCGGGGATAAGCCCGAACTCACTTTTATAATGCCAGCAAGTGATATTAACCTTGTTGCAAATTTTAAAGTAGTAGAGTCGAAAACTGAAGAAACTGTTACAGTAGAATCTTATACATTGTCTCTTTCTGCCGATCCTTCAGAGGGAGGTTCAGTTAGTGGAAGTGGTAGTTATCCCGAAGGTGAATCGGTGAATATTTCAGCCAGCGCCAATGAAGGCTATGAATTTGTAAACTGGACTAAAAATGGCACCGAAGTAAGCGCGAGTGCATCTTTCAGTTATTCAATGCTGGCTGAAGATGCAGATTTGGTTGCCAATTTTGTAGAAGCAGCACCGATGATTTTGCAAACTACGTATGATCTCTCTGAAGTTTTTTGGGATGGAAGGGGTGATGATTCCCTCGATTGTAGCAAAGCTGGAGAGGGACCCAGACCAACTGATGGGTCAGGTTGGATACATTGGATCTTTAATTTTGCAGCAGCACATAGTGAATTTCCTGATGATCCTGAAGCAAAACTTACATTAGGTGGAACTGGCTCAGGAGAATATACCCCTTATGATTCACCATCAAATGCTTGGCATTTTTTCACACCATATTATCCTATTGATGGGTTAACTGCTGTTCTAACATTCTATGGAACAGCTGGTGGGGGCGGTGGTTTAGTCATCTCTGATTACTGCCCGGGGGAAGCGGTTGTTGAACCCATGCTGACCATCGAAAAAGAACTGCTCGATTCAGAAGGAGTAGCAGTACTAAACAGCGACGTTGAGTTTGAATTTGATATCAGCGGTGGAGCGTTTGATCCCGGACAAACATTTACGTTCAGCGTCGATAGCCCGAAAGAGTTTGGTCCTGACGACGGCTTGGCGTTTGATGTTGTATATACCATAAGTGAAGTTGAACATGATGATTATGAATTTGTCAGCATATCCCAAACATCAGTTACTCTAACCGAAGGCAACAATCATATTACAGTAACTATTGTAAACCAGGAACCTGAGCTTGGCTCAATAATCATCCAAAAAGCGATTAAAGATCCAGAAGGAGAAACAATTCCATCAACTAAAACCTTTACATTTGATATTTATATTCAAGGAGGAGTCAAGGTTCGTACAGTAACAGTAGACGTTGTAGATGGTATTGGCTCTGAGAAAGTTGAAGGTTTAGCTTTGGAAATATATGAAATTGTAGAAGTGGGTAACGCTGCGTATGCTTACACGCTGGATCCCCCTGATGGTATTGTTGATCTTACTCAGGGTGAAAATGAAGTTACTATCAATGTTACTAATACTCCAAGACCTATACTTAATATTGTAAAAGAACTTGAAGGTGATGATGGGGATCCGGATGAGGAGTTTACTGTATTATTAAACGGTGGATCGTTTGTCGATGAAGAGATTACTATCAGTGTTAATACCAGCCCAATCACCTTAGGCTACTCTGATGGATTACGCTTTGATGAAGAATACACAGTTACAGAAGAAGATCACTCAGATTATGATTTAGTAAGTATAACCCCTTCGACATTCACGCTTAAAGATTTAGATGATGAATTCGAAATAACAGTTATTGTACTTAATAGACTACAAGATACTGGTGAAGGCGAAGACGAAGGTGAAGACGAAGGCGAAGATGAGGGCGAAGACGAAGGCGAAGATGAGGGCGAAGACGAAGGCGAAGATGAGGGTGAAGACGAAGGCGAAGATGAGGGTGAAGACGAAGGTGAAGATGAGGGTGAAGACGAAGGCGAAGATGAGGGTGAAGACGAAGGCGAAGATGAGGGTGAAGACGAAGGTGAAATTACCGTAGCCCAGGAAACCCCGCAGACTCAGCCTGAAGAAGAACCGGAAGAAGAAGTAACTGTTGAACCGGAAGAGCCTGGCACTGAACCCGGTGAAGGCGAGTTGGTTATTGAACCGGAACGTCCGGAGCAGGTTCCCGAATCCAGTGGAAACCTCATCCCCTTATTCTCGCTCAGCTTCCTGTTTACAGGTGGAGGAATTATTCTGAGAAAGCTTAAGGGAAAGTAA
- a CDS encoding aldehyde ferredoxin oxidoreductase family protein: protein MYGFYGKILEINLSTSEQKETSVPKEDYRLFLGGSGLAARLYDQRGYTRFEPLAGEAPLIIMTGILTGYNIPTACKAAFCGKSPATGIWAEAVVGGYWPAAIKTSGYDGLIVTGKAEKPIYFYFGDGEFEIRDASELWGQDVYATVDKLQAEHGEKVKVAAIGPAGENEVLVSAIMIDGRDARAAGRCGMGALMGSKNLKAIAVKKSENNPAINDSAGLSEARKKVLPTIREKAKGLSDFGTAGGVPVVEKLGDLPIRNWTMGSWTEGAAKVSGQAMAEEFFVKHYACYACPIRCGKEMKVPLGPNSGTISHGPEYETIAGFGAMCLNDDPAYVITANDLCNRLGIDTISGSAVIAFAMELYEHDLIPAELLGELKPEWGNGEAILTLINQIAYREGLGEYLGRGVKRAAKFFGPLAEEFAVESKGLEFAYHDPRAFTSMALIYATGNRGACHLEGLTYFNENRAFPGSLMGLKDEFDPHGIKDKPLLAKTMQDYMITFNALGICKFLMRGHIVPKNIAEWVSRVTGWTFDEKELMEAGERLFNLKRKINCGLGISRKDDTLSPRLLAHDRGEGAAAGSLPHLGKMLYEYYKLRGWSNEGIPLSETLSRLGLD, encoded by the coding sequence ATGTATGGTTTCTACGGAAAAATCTTAGAGATAAATTTATCGACAAGTGAGCAGAAAGAGACTTCAGTTCCTAAGGAGGATTACCGCCTTTTTCTTGGCGGTAGCGGCTTAGCGGCCAGACTTTACGATCAGCGGGGATATACCCGGTTTGAGCCCCTGGCGGGAGAAGCACCGCTCATCATCATGACCGGTATTTTAACGGGTTACAATATCCCCACCGCCTGCAAAGCCGCTTTCTGCGGCAAGTCACCGGCCACCGGAATCTGGGCGGAAGCAGTTGTCGGCGGTTACTGGCCGGCAGCAATTAAAACGAGCGGTTATGATGGTTTGATAGTCACCGGAAAAGCGGAAAAACCGATTTATTTCTATTTTGGTGATGGAGAATTTGAAATTAGGGATGCTTCTGAGTTATGGGGTCAGGATGTTTATGCTACAGTTGATAAATTGCAGGCTGAACATGGTGAAAAAGTAAAAGTGGCCGCTATCGGACCGGCCGGTGAAAATGAAGTACTTGTTTCAGCAATTATGATCGATGGCCGTGATGCAAGGGCAGCAGGCCGTTGCGGAATGGGTGCCCTGATGGGTTCAAAGAATTTAAAAGCGATTGCGGTGAAGAAGAGTGAAAACAACCCTGCTATTAATGATAGTGCCGGGCTTTCGGAAGCGCGTAAAAAAGTTCTGCCAACCATTCGTGAAAAGGCCAAAGGACTGAGTGATTTTGGAACTGCAGGCGGGGTTCCTGTTGTGGAAAAACTGGGTGATCTGCCGATCCGCAACTGGACAATGGGAAGTTGGACTGAAGGAGCGGCAAAAGTATCGGGCCAGGCGATGGCTGAAGAGTTTTTTGTAAAGCACTATGCCTGCTATGCTTGTCCGATACGTTGCGGTAAGGAGATGAAAGTGCCTCTCGGTCCCAACAGCGGTACTATATCTCACGGGCCTGAATATGAAACCATCGCCGGTTTTGGAGCGATGTGTTTAAATGATGATCCGGCTTACGTTATTACCGCTAATGATCTTTGTAACCGGCTCGGAATTGATACAATATCGGGTTCGGCAGTGATCGCTTTTGCGATGGAGCTGTATGAACATGATTTAATCCCTGCAGAATTACTTGGCGAATTGAAACCTGAATGGGGTAATGGCGAGGCGATCCTGACCCTGATTAACCAGATCGCTTACCGCGAAGGGTTGGGCGAATATCTTGGACGGGGTGTGAAGAGAGCCGCAAAATTTTTTGGACCGCTGGCAGAGGAATTTGCTGTTGAGAGCAAAGGATTGGAATTTGCCTATCACGATCCCCGTGCATTCACTAGCATGGCCCTGATTTATGCCACAGGAAACCGGGGAGCCTGCCACCTTGAGGGGCTTACATATTTTAATGAGAACAGGGCTTTTCCCGGCTCCTTGATGGGTTTAAAGGATGAATTTGATCCCCACGGGATTAAAGATAAACCACTTTTGGCAAAAACGATGCAGGATTATATGATTACTTTCAATGCTTTAGGTATATGTAAGTTCTTAATGCGGGGACATATCGTACCGAAAAATATTGCTGAATGGGTTTCCAGGGTTACCGGCTGGACTTTCGACGAGAAAGAATTAATGGAAGCCGGAGAGCGGCTTTTCAATTTAAAGCGTAAAATAAATTGTGGGCTGGGTATAAGTCGCAAAGACGACACACTGTCGCCTCGTCTCCTAGCCCATGACCGCGGTGAAGGAGCTGCTGCCGGCAGCTTACCCCATCTCGGTAAAATGCTCTACGAGTATTACAAACTTAGAGGTTGGAGTAATGAAGGCATTCCCCTTTCTGAAACACTGAGCAGGTTAGGTTTAGACTGA